A stretch of the Bradyrhizobium arachidis genome encodes the following:
- a CDS encoding tripartite tricarboxylate transporter permease produces MEAFGLLVQGFGVLLTGKTLALMMVGLVLGIFVGVLPGLGGPNGVAILLPLTFTMDPTSAIVMLSCIYWGALFGGAITSILFNIPGEAWSVATTFDGYPMAQQGRAAEALTAAFTSSFIGSLVAVLLITFLAPLISSFALKFGPPEFFAVYLLTFCSFVGLGREAKHKTVISMSLGLLLAGIGMDTVSGNLRMTFGSAELLRGINFLVAVIGLFGISEILLTMEERLALRGHAAGISLRVVLSVWKDLPKYWVTLLRSSFIGCWLGITPGGAIAASFMGYNLAKRFAKDPESFGKGRIEGVFAPETAAHASGTSALLPMLALGIPGSGTAAILLGGLMVWGLNPGPLLFVEHKDFVWGLIASMYLGNVVGLVLVLTTVPIFASILRVPFAAVAPMIVVSCAIGAYAIQNAMFDIWLMLGFGVVGYVFKKIGIPLAPFTLALVLGNRAEDAFRLSMIGSGGNLKVFWSNGLVGSITTLAILLLFWPLIDRLLQRAGLTRQPKTAAG; encoded by the coding sequence ATGGAAGCTTTCGGTCTGCTGGTTCAGGGTTTTGGCGTTCTGCTGACGGGCAAGACGCTCGCGCTGATGATGGTCGGGCTCGTGCTCGGCATCTTCGTCGGCGTATTGCCCGGGCTCGGCGGCCCCAATGGGGTGGCGATCCTTTTGCCGCTGACCTTCACGATGGATCCTACGTCGGCGATCGTGATGCTGTCCTGCATCTATTGGGGCGCGCTGTTCGGCGGCGCGATCACCTCGATCCTGTTCAATATTCCGGGCGAAGCCTGGTCGGTCGCGACCACTTTTGACGGCTACCCGATGGCGCAGCAGGGCAGGGCGGCGGAGGCGCTGACGGCGGCATTCACCTCCTCCTTCATCGGCTCGCTGGTCGCGGTGCTGCTGATCACTTTCCTGGCGCCGCTGATCTCGTCCTTCGCGCTGAAATTTGGTCCGCCCGAGTTCTTCGCGGTCTATCTCCTGACGTTCTGTTCCTTCGTCGGCCTGGGACGCGAGGCCAAGCACAAGACGGTCATCTCGATGTCGCTCGGGCTATTGCTCGCCGGCATCGGGATGGACACGGTATCGGGTAATCTGCGCATGACCTTCGGCTCGGCGGAGCTGCTGCGCGGCATCAACTTCCTGGTCGCCGTCATCGGTCTGTTCGGCATCAGCGAGATCCTGCTGACGATGGAAGAACGCCTGGCGCTGCGCGGCCATGCCGCCGGCATCTCGCTGCGCGTCGTGCTCTCGGTCTGGAAGGATCTGCCAAAATACTGGGTCACGCTGTTGCGCTCCTCCTTCATCGGCTGCTGGCTCGGCATCACGCCGGGCGGCGCGATCGCGGCCTCCTTCATGGGCTACAATCTCGCCAAGCGCTTTGCGAAGGACCCCGAAAGCTTCGGCAAGGGCCGCATCGAGGGCGTGTTCGCGCCGGAGACCGCCGCGCATGCGTCGGGCACCTCCGCACTGCTGCCGATGCTCGCGCTCGGCATTCCCGGCTCGGGCACCGCGGCGATCCTGCTCGGCGGCCTCATGGTGTGGGGGCTCAACCCGGGCCCGCTGCTGTTCGTCGAGCACAAGGATTTCGTCTGGGGCCTGATCGCCTCGATGTATCTCGGCAATGTCGTCGGCCTCGTGCTGGTGCTGACGACCGTGCCGATCTTTGCCTCGATCCTGCGCGTGCCGTTCGCGGCGGTGGCGCCGATGATCGTGGTGTCCTGCGCGATCGGCGCCTACGCCATCCAGAACGCGATGTTCGACATCTGGCTGATGCTGGGCTTTGGCGTGGTCGGCTACGTCTTCAAGAAGATCGGCATTCCCCTGGCGCCGTTCACGCTGGCCCTGGTGCTCGGCAACCGGGCCGAGGACGCCTTCCGCCTGTCGATGATTGGCTCAGGCGGCAACCTGAAAGTGTTCTGGTCGAACGGCCTGGTCGGCTCGATTACGACGCTGGCGATTCTGCTGCTGTTCTGGCCCCTGATCGACCGCCTGCTCCAGCGTGCCGGATTAACGCGGCAGCCCAAAACAGCCGCCGGCTAG
- a CDS encoding outer membrane protein has protein sequence MKRIVMGMAAAISLLATGAMAADLAPRPYVKAPPVVAAVYDWTGFYIGGNIGYSWGRSRDDSTLTNGAGAVLFTSSDRANMNGVIGGAQIGYNWQVQNWVWGLEADIQGSDQKGSRSFLCPTSVCTPPFGVIAVFPGPAVPVTLDQKLSWFGTVRGRVGILATPTVLFYATGGLAYGEVKTTETIGAAAAVFSNSDTRVGYTVGAGVEGVIGGNWTAKLEYLWVDLGRTSGAFTTAIPALGGGVLTSNYSSRITDNILRVGVNYKFGGPVVAKY, from the coding sequence ATGAAGCGCATTGTGATGGGAATGGCGGCGGCGATCTCGCTGCTCGCGACGGGTGCGATGGCTGCCGATCTGGCGCCGCGGCCTTATGTGAAGGCGCCGCCGGTGGTGGCTGCTGTCTACGATTGGACCGGTTTCTATATCGGCGGCAACATCGGTTATAGCTGGGGCCGTTCTCGCGACGACTCGACGCTGACCAACGGCGCAGGGGCCGTGCTGTTTACGAGCAGCGATCGCGCCAACATGAACGGCGTGATTGGCGGCGCCCAGATCGGCTACAATTGGCAGGTCCAGAACTGGGTGTGGGGCCTCGAGGCCGACATCCAGGGCAGCGACCAGAAGGGCAGCCGCAGCTTCCTCTGTCCGACCAGCGTCTGTACGCCGCCCTTCGGCGTGATCGCGGTGTTCCCCGGACCGGCAGTCCCCGTTACGCTCGACCAGAAGCTGAGCTGGTTCGGAACGGTCCGCGGCCGCGTCGGCATCCTGGCGACCCCGACCGTCCTGTTCTACGCCACCGGCGGTCTGGCCTATGGCGAAGTGAAGACGACCGAGACCATCGGCGCCGCGGCTGCCGTGTTCTCCAACTCCGATACGCGCGTCGGCTACACGGTGGGCGCCGGCGTCGAAGGCGTGATCGGCGGCAACTGGACTGCCAAGCTGGAATATCTCTGGGTCGATCTCGGCCGTACCTCAGGTGCGTTCACCACCGCGATTCCTGCACTGGGCGGCGGCGTGCTGACCAGCAACTACAGCTCGCGCATCACCGACAACATCCTGCGGGTTGGCGTGAACTACAAGTTCGGCGGCCCGGTGGTCGCGAAGTACTGA
- a CDS encoding CaiB/BaiF CoA-transferase family protein has translation MPFPHASEALSRFTVLDLTRVRSGPTCVRQLADWGANVIKIDALLEDSGGEQPGGPRQGSDFQNLHRNKRAMTLNLKDPRGLEVFKRLAAKADVVVENFRPDVKTKLGIDYESLARINPRLVYGSISGFGQDGPYHKRPGFDQIAQGMGGLMSITGAPGQGPMRVGIPVADLTAGLFCAIGILTALLERDVSGKGQWVQTSLLQAQIFMLDFQAARWLMEKDVAKQAGNNHPTSIPTGVFKTSDGYINIATTGGRIWERCAQAIGAPELVTNPDYATAPARSKNRDALNAAIEARTVTKSTETWVRELNDAGVPCGPIYAIDQMFEDAQVKHLGIAQDVPNEENRHIRLVGQPVSLSRTPSKMVARPPEFGEQTDEVLAEFGFATDEIAALRQAKVV, from the coding sequence ATGCCTTTTCCGCATGCCTCGGAAGCCCTCTCGCGCTTCACCGTGCTCGATCTGACGCGCGTCCGGTCCGGTCCCACCTGCGTGCGGCAGCTCGCCGACTGGGGCGCCAACGTCATCAAGATCGATGCGCTCCTGGAGGATTCCGGCGGCGAGCAGCCCGGCGGGCCGCGGCAAGGCTCGGACTTCCAGAACCTGCACCGGAACAAGCGGGCCATGACCCTCAACCTGAAGGACCCCAGGGGATTGGAGGTCTTCAAGCGTCTCGCCGCCAAGGCCGACGTCGTGGTCGAGAATTTTCGCCCCGACGTGAAGACCAAGCTCGGCATCGACTATGAGAGCCTCGCCAGGATCAACCCCCGCCTCGTCTATGGCAGCATCTCCGGCTTCGGCCAGGACGGCCCCTACCACAAGCGGCCGGGCTTCGATCAGATCGCGCAAGGCATGGGCGGGCTGATGTCGATCACCGGCGCGCCAGGCCAGGGACCGATGCGGGTCGGCATTCCCGTTGCCGATCTCACCGCCGGATTGTTCTGCGCCATCGGCATCCTCACCGCTCTGCTCGAACGCGACGTCTCTGGCAAGGGCCAGTGGGTGCAGACCTCGCTGTTGCAGGCGCAGATCTTCATGCTCGACTTCCAGGCCGCGCGCTGGCTGATGGAGAAGGACGTCGCAAAACAGGCCGGCAACAACCACCCGACCTCGATCCCGACCGGCGTGTTCAAGACCTCGGACGGCTACATCAACATCGCCACCACCGGCGGACGCATCTGGGAGCGCTGCGCGCAGGCCATCGGCGCGCCGGAGCTCGTCACCAATCCCGACTATGCGACCGCACCGGCCCGCTCGAAGAACCGCGATGCGCTGAATGCGGCGATCGAAGCGCGCACCGTAACGAAATCCACCGAGACCTGGGTCAGGGAGCTCAACGACGCCGGCGTGCCCTGCGGCCCGATCTACGCCATCGACCAGATGTTCGAAGACGCGCAGGTGAAGCACCTCGGCATCGCGCAGGACGTGCCGAACGAAGAGAACCGTCATATCCGCCTGGTCGGCCAGCCCGTGTCGCTATCGCGCACCCCGAGCAAGATGGTGGCGCGGCCACCGGAATTCGGCGAGCAGACGGACGAAGTGCTGGCCGAGTTCGGCTTTGCCACGGATGAGATTGCAGCACTCAGGCAGGCCAAGGTGGTGTGA
- a CDS encoding M10 family metallopeptidase C-terminal domain-containing protein: MATAVYASATNNTEIDGLLGGTKWSGTITYSFPDSPSDYSSNYNGNGEPTGSGFTQAPSQMQAAIVYAVGLINSYTNANIQYAGTNGADIMVAQSPAANPTSYAYYPSSYPSGGDIWFGTGYNYSLASLGNYYFATALHELGHAVGLKHSQETGGVSNVAVPSAHDDSEYTIMSYRSYVGAPLTGYTAEAYGFSQTYMANDILAMQTLYGANYNTQSGNTVYTWSPTTGQEFINGVGQLAPGGGAGGSANRIFETVWDGNGVDTYDLSNYTTNLSLNLNPGAASVFSSTQIAYLGNGHYASGNVYNAYLYNNDARSYIDNAIGGSGNDTIIGNAIANVLNGGGGNDTITGGGGNDTILGGSGTDTAVYSGSKANYGISYNSATQVFTLVDLRSGTPDGTDTVSGVESFQFADGTVSSTVLTTPGVTIEALGVTSLVQYGSVYALDPAAGGFGPQVTLNGSPLTAGQFAGWSAVAAEKTSSGYQLAMHASASDQFIIWTLDNNGAYVTNSAPVSGTSATLETYETSFQQDLNGDGTIGIPAIAGTVIEAAGATKLVQVANNYFMNPASGGSGPEVFLNGSPLAAGQFAGWAPVAAEKTSAGYQLAMYAGGSNQFIVWSLDNNGNYLSNTAVMSGTSAALQGYETSFQQDLNGDGTIGTPASTGTTIESAGVTKLAQVGSNYFMTPNAGGAGVEVMLNNSPLAAGQFAGWSPIAAEKTSSGYQLAMYAAGSNQFIIWTLDSNGNYLNNTAVLSGTSTTLKSYESGFQQDLNGDGVISASSSGAATANSSNLSSSAFVFEAGAVNVGDNHSAEYFDFSLAAEGRSWTASKEAVLDALGTVGEAIHDVSAHQITDVVQAVLGPQSGFFFH; the protein is encoded by the coding sequence TTGGCCACCGCCGTCTATGCCAGCGCTACGAATAATACGGAGATCGATGGGCTGCTCGGCGGCACCAAATGGTCCGGCACGATCACCTACAGCTTCCCGGACTCGCCGAGCGACTATTCGTCGAACTACAACGGCAATGGCGAGCCGACCGGTTCGGGCTTCACGCAGGCGCCGAGCCAGATGCAGGCGGCGATCGTCTATGCCGTCGGGCTGATCAACAGCTATACCAACGCCAACATCCAGTACGCCGGCACCAACGGCGCCGACATCATGGTGGCGCAGTCGCCGGCGGCCAATCCGACCTCCTACGCCTATTATCCGTCGAGCTATCCGTCCGGCGGCGATATCTGGTTCGGAACGGGCTACAATTATTCGCTGGCCTCGCTCGGCAACTACTACTTCGCGACTGCGCTGCACGAGCTCGGCCATGCCGTCGGCCTGAAGCACAGCCAGGAGACCGGTGGCGTCTCGAACGTCGCGGTGCCCAGTGCGCATGACGACAGCGAATACACCATCATGAGCTATCGCAGCTATGTCGGTGCGCCGCTGACCGGCTACACGGCCGAGGCCTACGGGTTCTCGCAAACCTATATGGCGAACGACATCCTCGCGATGCAGACGCTCTACGGCGCGAATTATAACACGCAGAGCGGCAACACCGTCTACACCTGGAGCCCGACCACCGGGCAGGAGTTCATCAACGGCGTCGGACAGCTTGCCCCGGGCGGCGGTGCCGGCGGCTCGGCAAACCGCATTTTTGAGACGGTCTGGGACGGCAACGGCGTCGATACCTACGATCTGTCGAACTACACGACGAACCTGTCGCTCAACCTCAATCCGGGCGCAGCGTCGGTGTTCTCGTCGACGCAGATCGCCTATCTCGGCAACGGCCACTACGCTTCCGGCAACGTCTACAACGCCTATCTCTACAACAACGACGCGCGCTCCTACATCGACAACGCCATCGGCGGCTCGGGCAACGACACGATCATCGGCAACGCGATTGCGAACGTCCTGAACGGCGGCGGTGGCAACGACACCATCACGGGCGGCGGCGGCAACGACACGATTCTCGGCGGCTCCGGCACCGACACCGCGGTGTACTCCGGCAGCAAGGCGAATTACGGAATCAGCTACAACTCGGCCACGCAGGTCTTCACGCTGGTCGACCTGCGCTCCGGCACACCCGACGGTACCGACACCGTCTCGGGCGTGGAGAGTTTCCAGTTCGCCGACGGCACGGTCTCGAGCACGGTCTTGACCACTCCCGGAGTCACAATCGAAGCGCTCGGTGTGACTAGCCTTGTGCAATATGGGAGCGTTTACGCACTCGATCCTGCCGCCGGCGGCTTTGGCCCCCAAGTTACGCTTAACGGTTCGCCGCTGACTGCAGGGCAGTTTGCCGGATGGTCGGCCGTGGCAGCGGAAAAGACCTCGAGCGGCTATCAACTGGCCATGCATGCAAGTGCGTCAGACCAATTCATCATCTGGACGCTCGACAACAATGGCGCCTACGTCACAAACAGCGCTCCCGTGTCTGGAACCAGCGCGACGCTGGAGACCTATGAGACCAGCTTTCAGCAGGATCTCAACGGAGACGGCACGATCGGCATTCCGGCAATTGCCGGCACCGTGATTGAAGCAGCCGGCGCGACTAAGCTAGTCCAGGTCGCGAACAATTACTTTATGAACCCCGCTTCCGGCGGTTCCGGGCCGGAGGTCTTCCTGAACGGTTCGCCGCTTGCGGCTGGACAATTCGCTGGCTGGGCCCCTGTTGCGGCGGAGAAGACGTCAGCCGGCTATCAACTTGCCATGTATGCCGGCGGGTCTAATCAATTCATTGTTTGGAGCCTGGACAACAACGGCAACTACCTTTCGAACACCGCTGTTATGTCCGGCACGAGCGCAGCCTTGCAGGGCTATGAAACGAGCTTTCAGCAGGATCTCAACGGAGACGGCACGATCGGTACTCCGGCGAGCACGGGCACCACGATCGAATCAGCAGGTGTGACGAAGCTTGCGCAGGTCGGCTCCAATTATTTCATGACGCCAAATGCTGGCGGCGCAGGAGTGGAGGTCATGCTGAATAACTCGCCGCTTGCGGCGGGTCAGTTTGCCGGCTGGTCGCCCATAGCCGCGGAAAAGACGTCAAGTGGCTACCAACTCGCGATGTACGCGGCCGGGTCGAACCAGTTCATCATCTGGACGCTGGACAGCAACGGCAACTACCTCAACAACACTGCAGTGCTGTCTGGCACGAGCACGACCCTCAAAAGCTATGAGTCCGGCTTCCAGCAGGATTTGAATGGAGACGGGGTGATTTCCGCTTCCTCTTCGGGGGCGGCCACTGCCAATTCGTCCAACTTGAGCTCCAGCGCGTTCGTTTTCGAAGCCGGGGCCGTCAACGTCGGGGACAATCATTCCGCCGAATATTTTGATTTCAGTCTTGCTGCGGAAGGACGCTCATGGACCGCGAGCAAGGAAGCTGTGCTTGACGCGCTCGGTACCGTGGGTGAAGCGATCCACGATGTTTCGGCGCACCAGATCACAGACGTTGTGCAGGCGGTGCTTGGGCCGCAATCGGGCTTTTTCTTCCATTGA
- a CDS encoding carbamoyltransferase: protein MRILGISAYYHDSAAALIVDGDVVAAAQEERFTRRKHDPSFPANAISYCLQNVGCTPRDLDAIAFYDKPFLKFERLLETYMSFAPAGFSSFRKAMPLWLREKLFQKDLLLREFRKIDGGDIDPKRLLFSEHHFAHAASAFFPSPFTDAAVLTMDGVGEWTTSSLAIGSGNDLAIEKELRFPHSLGLLYSAFTYYLGFKVNSGEYKVMGLAPYGEPKFAQAILDRIVDVKQDGTFWLDQTYFDYCTGLTMTNDRFSNLFGQPVRKPDQLLTQFHMDMAASIQAVTEEIVLKLGRSIRAETGARHLCLAGGVALNCVANGKLLKERIFEDIWIQPAAGDAGGAVGTALAAYHVNMGQPRRIRPNRQDGMSGGYLGPEFSQDEIERELRVAKACFTTLSDDELINATAQALAEGKAVGWMQGRMEFGPRALGARSILGDPRSAIMQKMLNLKVKYRESFRPFAPSVLREDVSEWFELDCASPYMLLVADVVASRRRQMTASEASLFGIDKLNVPRSEIPAVTHVDYSARIQTVDREVNAPYHALISRFKALTGCPVLVNTSFNVRGEPIVCTPSDAFRCFMGSEIEVLVVGNAYLEKEEQDPGLKLNYEHAFELD, encoded by the coding sequence ATGCGGATACTGGGCATATCAGCTTATTATCACGACAGCGCCGCGGCACTGATTGTCGATGGTGATGTCGTGGCGGCCGCCCAAGAGGAGCGTTTCACGCGTCGAAAGCACGACCCCTCGTTCCCGGCCAACGCAATATCCTACTGCCTGCAGAACGTCGGCTGCACGCCGCGCGATCTCGACGCGATCGCTTTCTACGACAAGCCGTTCCTGAAGTTTGAGCGCCTGCTCGAGACTTACATGTCCTTTGCGCCGGCCGGCTTTTCGTCGTTTCGAAAGGCGATGCCGTTGTGGCTCCGCGAAAAGCTATTCCAGAAAGACCTGCTTCTCCGCGAGTTTCGAAAGATCGACGGTGGAGATATCGATCCGAAACGGTTGCTGTTTTCCGAGCATCACTTCGCTCATGCCGCCTCGGCCTTCTTTCCATCACCATTCACGGATGCTGCCGTGTTGACGATGGATGGCGTCGGCGAGTGGACGACGTCCTCATTGGCGATTGGAAGCGGAAACGATCTGGCGATCGAGAAGGAACTGCGGTTTCCGCATTCGCTGGGGCTCCTCTACTCGGCTTTTACCTACTACCTCGGCTTCAAGGTAAACTCCGGTGAATACAAGGTCATGGGCCTTGCTCCCTATGGCGAGCCCAAATTCGCGCAAGCCATCCTCGACCGCATCGTCGATGTGAAGCAAGACGGGACATTCTGGCTCGACCAGACTTATTTCGACTATTGCACCGGACTTACGATGACCAACGACCGGTTTTCCAATCTGTTTGGTCAACCCGTGCGAAAGCCTGACCAACTCCTGACGCAATTTCATATGGATATGGCGGCTTCCATCCAGGCCGTCACTGAAGAGATCGTACTGAAGCTGGGCCGCTCTATTCGAGCGGAGACGGGCGCCCGTCACCTTTGCCTTGCAGGAGGCGTTGCGCTGAATTGCGTGGCCAATGGCAAGCTGCTCAAGGAACGGATCTTCGAAGATATCTGGATTCAGCCGGCGGCTGGGGACGCTGGCGGGGCGGTGGGAACGGCTCTGGCTGCGTACCATGTGAATATGGGGCAGCCGCGCAGGATCAGGCCGAACCGCCAGGACGGCATGAGCGGCGGCTATCTCGGGCCCGAATTCAGCCAGGACGAGATTGAGCGGGAGCTCCGGGTTGCGAAAGCCTGCTTCACGACTCTTTCCGACGACGAACTCATAAACGCGACGGCTCAGGCCCTTGCCGAGGGCAAGGCGGTGGGCTGGATGCAGGGGCGAATGGAGTTTGGCCCCCGTGCACTCGGTGCCAGATCGATACTCGGTGACCCCCGGTCCGCGATCATGCAAAAGATGCTCAATCTGAAGGTCAAGTACCGTGAGAGTTTTCGTCCTTTCGCGCCTTCCGTGCTTCGCGAAGACGTTTCCGAATGGTTTGAGCTCGATTGCGCCTCCCCGTATATGCTGCTCGTGGCGGATGTCGTCGCATCGCGGCGACGACAGATGACGGCGAGCGAAGCCTCCCTGTTCGGAATTGACAAACTCAACGTTCCGCGGTCGGAGATTCCGGCGGTTACCCATGTCGACTATTCTGCACGCATTCAGACCGTCGATCGTGAGGTCAACGCGCCATATCACGCACTGATTTCCCGTTTTAAGGCTCTTACCGGCTGCCCTGTGCTCGTGAATACAAGCTTCAACGTTCGAGGCGAGCCTATCGTCTGCACACCGTCCGATGCGTTCCGATGTTTCATGGGATCGGAGATCGAGGTGTTGGTGGTTGGCAATGCTTACCTGGAAAAGGAAGAGCAAGATCCCGGCCTCAAGCTGAATTACGAACATGCATTCGAACTCGACTGA
- a CDS encoding DUF5989 family protein yields MSFVVEFWNFLRVRKKYWLLPVLVMMALLGGLIVLSQTSAVAPFIYALF; encoded by the coding sequence TTGTCATTTGTCGTCGAGTTTTGGAATTTCCTGCGCGTTCGCAAGAAGTATTGGCTTCTTCCCGTGCTCGTGATGATGGCGCTACTGGGCGGACTGATCGTACTTAGTCAGACGAGCGCCGTAGCTCCGTTCATCTACGCGTTGTTCTAG
- a CDS encoding SxtJ family membrane protein, with product MTSGKHHEFGAGGIPIGTPSNRSFGFVFSAAFAVWAGYLAYHGKMTFLPVACLAAFFGVAGACDAKLLTPLNRMWMRLGHLLGLIVAPIALGILFFAVISPIAALARAIGKDFLHIKRDVTRSSYWIVRQPPGPDAASMHQQF from the coding sequence ATGACGAGCGGCAAACATCATGAATTTGGCGCGGGTGGCATTCCAATTGGCACTCCGTCGAATCGGTCCTTCGGATTTGTATTTTCTGCGGCGTTTGCTGTGTGGGCTGGATACCTCGCTTACCACGGCAAGATGACCTTCCTGCCTGTCGCTTGCCTTGCGGCGTTTTTTGGCGTGGCGGGCGCCTGCGACGCCAAGCTGCTCACTCCCCTCAACAGGATGTGGATGAGGTTAGGTCATTTGCTCGGCCTGATCGTCGCGCCCATCGCACTTGGGATCCTGTTCTTTGCCGTCATTTCCCCAATCGCTGCCCTGGCCAGAGCGATCGGCAAGGATTTCCTGCACATCAAGCGAGACGTCACGAGATCCTCCTACTGGATCGTGCGGCAGCCACCTGGGCCGGACGCTGCAAGCATGCATCAACAATTCTAG
- a CDS encoding MBOAT family protein produces the protein MLFSDPAFGVFFVFYFGAHLVTPPRFRIYLLIVGSTIFYGWWKIEYVWLPYLLSAIAWFGVLFIDQAKEQKTRKRRLVGTLLLLFVPLVAFKYTHFLIHDVLGLSAQPLDDKFRLALPLGVSFVTFTLTAYVVDTYRGQFPPVRQFSSILGYVLFFPHLIAGPILRPHELLPQLSKIRRALDARFTLGASLFVLGLCKKLVFADAIAPYVDNVYTPGAHGTYDYLLAIYGFSAQIYCDFSGYTDMAVGLAYLLRIRLPQNFRSPYSSRSIVEFWRRWHITLSFWLRDYLYIALGGNRLGFARQLVNLMITMLLGGLWHGANWTFVVWGGLHGCALALNHMLNRFWPNFRLPGWLGVLLTFHFVTLAWIYFRSPNLSVARDILAGPLTGSAQDPWVFLAEHAYPVLLIVVFLALHPFDSHARIRLALKATSRAVAWALLLVLSTLAIALSQGSSAKFIYFDF, from the coding sequence ATGCTCTTCTCCGACCCCGCATTTGGCGTCTTTTTTGTCTTTTATTTCGGCGCCCATCTTGTGACGCCGCCGCGCTTTCGCATTTACCTTCTCATCGTTGGAAGCACGATCTTCTACGGCTGGTGGAAGATCGAGTATGTGTGGCTACCCTACCTACTCAGTGCTATCGCGTGGTTCGGCGTGCTGTTCATTGACCAGGCGAAAGAACAGAAAACCCGAAAGCGACGGCTCGTCGGCACGCTGCTGCTGCTTTTCGTCCCTTTGGTTGCCTTCAAATATACGCACTTCCTGATCCACGACGTTCTCGGCTTATCTGCGCAACCACTGGACGACAAATTTCGGCTCGCGCTTCCGCTCGGGGTGTCATTCGTAACGTTTACGCTTACCGCCTATGTGGTCGACACTTACCGGGGGCAATTCCCACCCGTACGCCAATTCAGCTCTATTCTGGGCTATGTCTTGTTCTTTCCCCATTTGATCGCCGGCCCAATTCTTCGACCGCACGAGCTCCTGCCGCAACTGTCGAAAATAAGACGAGCACTTGATGCCCGCTTCACGCTCGGGGCTTCCTTGTTCGTTCTCGGTCTCTGCAAGAAGCTCGTTTTCGCCGACGCAATCGCCCCCTATGTGGACAACGTCTATACGCCGGGGGCTCACGGAACCTATGACTATCTGCTCGCAATCTACGGGTTCTCTGCGCAGATCTATTGCGACTTCAGCGGATACACCGACATGGCTGTCGGTCTTGCGTATCTTCTGCGCATTCGACTGCCGCAAAATTTCAGATCGCCCTATAGTTCAAGGTCGATTGTCGAGTTTTGGCGCCGGTGGCATATCACTTTGTCTTTTTGGCTCCGCGACTATCTCTACATTGCCTTGGGTGGCAATCGACTAGGTTTCGCTCGCCAGCTCGTCAATCTCATGATCACGATGCTTCTTGGTGGCCTGTGGCACGGAGCCAATTGGACCTTTGTAGTCTGGGGGGGCCTGCACGGCTGCGCTCTCGCCTTGAACCACATGCTCAATCGCTTCTGGCCGAACTTCAGGCTGCCGGGCTGGCTCGGCGTTTTGCTCACGTTTCACTTCGTCACTCTTGCCTGGATCTACTTTCGATCCCCGAACCTAAGTGTTGCGAGGGACATCCTTGCCGGTCCCTTGACCGGGAGTGCACAGGATCCCTGGGTGTTCCTGGCGGAGCACGCCTACCCCGTTCTGCTGATCGTTGTATTCCTCGCCCTTCATCCCTTTGATAGTCATGCCAGAATTCGATTGGCCCTGAAGGCTACATCTAGAGCTGTGGCTTGGGCCCTGCTACTGGTACTTTCGACGCTGGCGATTGCACTCAGTCAGGGCAGCTCAGCCAAGTTCATCTATTTCGACTTCTAA